Genomic segment of Pseudomonas sp. DY-1:
CGTGAGCTCAGTCGGACTGCTCGACCCCCTGACCGGAGAAACCCAGTTGATTACCCTGGGCGTAGGTGCCTCTCCCCGCGCCCTGGTGGTGGACCACGACGGCGCCGCCTGGATCACCGACCCCGGCCTGGACGCACTGGTCCGGGTCGACCCCGTAGACCTCTCCGTGCGCACCTTCCCGCTAAAGGGCAACACGACCGGCATCGACCTCGAAGGCCTGGCGATGGATCGCAACGGTGACCTCTGGTTCACCGGACAACGGGGCTTCTACGGTCGTTTCAAGCCGGCCAACAACAGCATGGAAACCTGGCCGGCACCGGGTGGCCCCGGCCCCAATGGCATCACCGTGACACCCAATGGCGAGGTCTGGTACGCCAATGAAGCCGCCCGGCACATCGGCCGGATCGACCCCGACTCCGGTAGCGCCACGCTGGTGGATGTACCAGACGAAAGTGCCGGACCTCGCCTGATCTGGAGCGACTCGCGCGGCACCCTCTGGGTCGGCGAGGCCGGCAGCGGGCGCCTGAGCCGCTTCGATCCGTTGGGAGAAACCTGGAGTAGCTGGGACATACCCGGCCGCAACGCCGATGCCCACGCACTCTACGTCGATGAGCAGGAACGGGTCTGGCTGAGCGACTATCGTGCCAACGCCATCCTTCGCTTCAACCCGTTCAGTCGTCACTTCGCCAGTTTTCCCAGCGACCGACCCGCAGCCCGCGTGACCCACCTGTCCGGGCGCACCGGGGAAGTCTGGGGAGCCGAGTCCGCCCAGGATCGCCTGGTGATGATCCGATACTGAACTGTGGGAGGAAATTTTCGAGGAGGCGGCACGGTGATCCACTAGCCAACGCAAGGCGGCCCTTCGGGTCGCTTCGCGATCGAATCGCGCCAACAAACGTGATGCCGCTCCTGCGACAGGGGTCCCACATGCCCGACAGCATTCCAATGCGGTATAACTGCGCCATTGCACCGCTGCAGACGCCGAGGAATCCGCATGAGCGCCAGCCTGACCCTGTTCTTCTCCCCTACGTCCCCCTATGTCCGCAAGGTCATGGTGCTGCTCCACGAAACCGATCAGCTGGATAGGGTCAAACTGCACGGCGTGACCCTCACACCGGTGAACCCCAGCGTCGAGGTGAACGAGCACAACCCCGCCGGCAAGATTCCCGCCCTGCAATTGCCCGACGGCAGCGTGCTGCATGACAGCCGCGTGATCCTCGACTACTTCGACCACCAGCACAGCGGTCAACCCCTGATCCCCCGTGACGGTGGAGAGCGCTGGCGGCGCCTGACCCTGGCCTCTCTTGCCGACGCGGTGCTGGATGCCGCCATCCTCGTGCGTTACGAAACCTTCCTGCGCCCGGAAGACAGGCGCTGGGACGACTGGGTGCTGGGCCAGTGCGGCAAGATCGATCGCGCCCTGGAAACCTTCGAGAAGGCCGCCGACGAACTGGACGAGCGCTTCGACGTGGCTGCCATCAGCGCCGCCTGCGCCCTGGGCTACCTGGACTTCCGCATGCCCGATCTCAACTGGCGCCGCGACTGCCCGAAACTGGCCGCCTGGTATTCAACCGTCAGCCAGCGCCCTTCGCTGCTGGCCACGGCGCCTGCCCACTGAGTTTCGCTGTGCGCGGGGCAGACAGGCGCTGAACAACCTGTCCAGCTCCGCTGCCAGCTTCGCCGCGCACTCCTGATCCTCCCGTAGCCCCAGCAACCTCATTCCACACCCCCCGATCGCCGGTACCAGAGGCGGAAGAAGCCTGCCGCCAGCACCAGCGCACCCTGGCCCAAGGCCGCGCAAAGTTCCAGGAAGGACCGCAGGGCCGGGTTGTTCGCGGCGTCCACCACGCCGGTCAGGCCCTGCCAGAAACCACCCGGAAGCAGCCACAGGGCCAGCCCCGCCAGTGGTTTTCCCGTGAACAGCCAGAGATCGATGAAACCGAAGGCGCCGGCGAACATCAGACTGCCGAGCAGCAGCACCGAAATCACCAGGCCGAGCAGGAAACAACCGCCGAATTGCACCAGTGCACGCATGGTCGCTCCTCCTCAGTTGCCGTTGGCTGGCTGGGCCCTGCCAACGCCGTACCAGTCGAGCTTGCGGGTCAGCACCATCACGCAGGCGAGCAGACCGAACACCAGCAGGGAGCCCATCAGCAGCGCATAGTCCTCTGCACTGAGCAGGCCGTAGAGCATTCCGTAGAGCGCCGCCAACCCCAGGGTGAAACCACCACCGCGCTGCCAACTGTGCAGCACGTGGCTGACATAAAACCCCACCAGCGCCACACAGGCTGACGCCGAGATGGCATAGGCAATGACGAACTCCAGGTGCTCGGACAACGACAGCAGCAACAGGTAGAAGAATGCCAGGGCCAGCCCCACCAGCCCGTACTGCACCGGGTGCACCGCCAGACGCTTGAGCACTTCCATCAGGAAGAAGCCGGCGAAGGTCAGGGCGACGAACAACAAGGCGTATTTGATGGCGCGGTCGGTCTTCAGGTACTGATCCACCGGGTCAACGAAACTCACGCCGAAGTCCCGCGAGTAGAAGGCATCGCACTGCTCACCATCGGTGCACTGCGCCAGCGCTTCCTGCAGGTTCGTGGCGAAGAAGCTGGTCTGCCAGGTAGCGCTGAAGCCGTTGGCATCGATGTTGCGCTCGCTCGGCAGGAACTCGCCGATGAAGCTCGGGTGCGGCCAGGACGAGCTCAATTCCACTCGCGAATCGCGGCCCACCGGCGTGACGCTCAGGCTGGACGTGCCCTGCAGCTTGAGGTCGAAGGCAAAGTCGAGGCTCTGCACGACGCCCGCCTGCAGCGACGCCAACGGCACATGGACGCCCCCGTTCAGCAGGCGATCGCCGCTGCCGGGCTGGAAGTCCAGGGACTGGCCGTTCAAACGCAGCTTCAGGGCATTGCCGATGCCGCGGATATCACTGATACCCACTGCCAGGAACGGCTGTTCGAAGCGGTAATCCCCGAGGTCGTCGCCGATGCCATAGTTGGCCGGAACCAGAATCTGCCCGCTGATCTGGCTGTCACTCTTGTACAGCCGCGCCTTGTAGATGCCCCGCGCACGCAGCTCGGTGTCGACGCTTCCGGCCAGGTTGAAGCGCTCCGGGAGGAAGTACAGCCGGCTGCTCACCTCGCGTTCCTCCAGATGGCGCTGGCCGGTCTGCTCGTAGGTCTTCCACTCGCGCACCGTGCGCTTGTAGGGCACCACGAGGATCGGCCCGGTGATCCGCTGGCTGTAGCTGGAACTCTGGGCGATGTTCGCCAGTACGCCATCACGCGCAGCCTGGCGTTCTCCGATCAGACCGTCGATCAGCATCAGCGGGATCATCAACAACAGCATCAACAGGGCGATGGTGCCCAGCTTGAATCCGAGGGTTCGGGTCATGGCGACTCTCCTTGTGTCGGGATGGGGAGAGTCTGCTGAGCGCCTGAGGTGGGCTTATGGGGAATGTGTGGAGAGTGTGTGGGGATTGGGAGGCAGAAGCTTGTTGCGGTGTGCTTCTTCTGTGGGGGCGAACTCATTCGCCAAGGGCAGCGCAGCTGACCCTTTTCATAACCTGCGTCCGATTTGCTCACCAGGCCCGATCGCAGGGTACGCCGTGCGCAACGGAAGTCCGCCCCATAAGCAGAGGTGCGCACAGCGCACCCTACAAGTGAGGCCAACCTGCGGTTGGGTTATGCCCCGCGAATGTACTGCTCCAGATGCTGGATCAGGCTTTCCTGTTCGGCGGTGATGTCGCGAACCAGGTCGCGGATGGAGAGCAGGCCCACCAGCTTGCCGTCGTGCAGTACAGGCAGGTGACGCAGGTTCTTTTCGGTCATCAGCTGCATGCAGTACTGGTTGCTGTCACGCGGGGTCACCACGAAGAGATTGGAGGTCATCACTTCTTCGATGGTGGTGGCATAGGCCGAACGTTCCAGCGCGGCCACACGGCGGACGAAGTCGCGCTCGGTGACGATGCCCACCAGTTCACCGCCCTGAATCACTACCAGCGCGCCAATGTCCTTCTCGGCCATCAGCAGGGCGGCTTCCAGTACGGTGGTCGTCGGGTCGACGCTGAAGAGTTGGGTATGGGATTTGGCTCTGAGAATCTCGGCGACGGTTTTCATCCAGCAGCTCCTGAAGGGCCTGAGGTTCTTGTAGTCAAAGGTCGACGCTTTGCAAAACGACTGAATCAAGAATCAAGCCAAAACCTGGTTACAGGGTGGCGACACCCGCCGAAAGTCAGGGCGTTGTCCTGGTCAATTTATAGTCGATGGTGGATACGGCCGACGTCACCGGGCGGCGGCCGCATATCAATCCACGACGGCAGGTAGTCGCAGGCAGGCTTCGACGCCACCCTCGACATTCAGTACACGCAGTTCTCCGCCATGGAGCCCGGCCACTTCCTGCACGAAATTGAGGCCGAGGCCGGTGCTCTTGCGCCCCGTTGCAGGGCGCGGCAGCGAATAGAAGCGCTCGGTGAGGCGCGGCAGCGCGAACTCGGGGATGGGTTCTCCCTGGTTGAACACGCGCAGCTCGAGCCAATCGCCCTGCTGCGCGGTTTCCAGCCGCAGCAGGCCACCGGAGGGGGTAAAGTCCAGGGCGTTGTCCAGCAGGTTCGCCAAGGCCTGGCTAAGTAGGAATCGCTCGCCGATCGCGCACAATCCTGGTGCGATCCGGTTCTCAACCTGCAAGCCCGCTGTTTCGATCCGCGCCGCCTGGGCTTGCAGCAACTCATCAGCCAGTTCGCGAAGCGGCACCGGCACCTGCTCCTCCAGCCCCTGGCGCTGCTCTACCTGGGCCAGGTTGAGCAGCCGTTCGACCAGTTGTTGCAGGCGCGCCCCCTCGTTGCCGATGTTGGCCACGAAGCGCTGCCGCTGTTCGGCCGGCATCTCGCCTTCCAATAGTTCGGCGGCGCCGCGAATGGCCGCCAACGGGCTCTTCAGCTCATGGGTCAAGGTATGCACGTAGCGCTCGACATAGGCCTTGCCTTCCAACTGGGTACGCATGCGCTCCACCGCGGTCGCCAGTTGGCGCAGCTCCCCGCCGCTCATGGCCGGCAGTTCCGCGCGCTGCCCTTCACTCACCGCCTGGGCGTAGTTGCGCAGGCGCCACAGCGAGCGGCTCAGCCACCAGGAGAGCAACCCGCCCACCAACAGGCCGAGGCCGATCAATCCGGCACCGAGCCAGGCCAGGCGTCTCTGCGAGCGCTCGATGTACGGCTGCAGCGAAGCGTTGGGCTTGGCGACCGAGACGACGCCGATGATCCGCTCGCCATCGCGGATCGGCGCGGCTACGTACATGACCGACGAATCCGGGTCGTTCGGGTCTTCCCGGCTGGAGCGCGCGCCATATTGGCCGCGCAGGGTCAGGTAGACATCGTTCCAGCGCGAATAGTCCTGGCCCACCGCTACGCCACTGGAGTCCAGTAGCACCACGCCTCGGTTGTCAGTGACGTAGATACGGTGGTTCACCTGCGTCTTGCGAACGCCCCAGATGTCCGCCCCTGGCTGACGCTGGCCGTATGCGCGCAGCAGCTCGGGCAGGCGGCCCTGGTCGAGGGTGCCGGCGCGCACCTCGTCACGCAGGATTTCTGCCAGCAGGTTGGCGGTGTCCACCAGGGTTTCCTCGGTGGTCTGCCGCACGCCCGGGCGGATTTCGTCCATCACCGTACTGAGCACGAACCAGCCGGCCAGCCCGACGAAGAGGAAGTAGGCCAGGAAGATACGAATGCCCAAAGGCATCAGGCGTGATCCGGCGAGTAGCTGTAGCCCAGGCCGCGATGGGTCTGGATGGGCTCGGCGGTTGGCGCTACCTGGCGCAGCTTGGCGCGCAGGCTCTTGATGTGGCTGTCGATGTTGCGTTCGTAGCCGGCGTCGGCGGCCACGCCCAGGGCATCCAGCAACTGTTCGCGACTGAAGACCCTTTCGGGTTGCGCCAGCAGGGCCTGGAGCAGACGGAATTCATGACGGGTCAGTCCGAGCAGCTGGCCGTGGTAGTGGATGCGCACCCGCTCTCCGTCCACCAGGAATGGCCCGCCGGCGCTGGGCGCCGCTGTCGTGTCGCGAGGGGCCGTGCGCTTGAGGATCGCACGCACGCGGGCCGCGACTTCGCGAGGACTGAAAGGCTTCACCACGTAATCGTCAGCGCCGATCTCCAGGCCAACCACCCGGTCAATTTCGGCGTTGCGCGCGGTGAGAAACAGCACCGGCACCTCGGAGAAACGCCGCAACGCCTTGCACAGTTCGAAGCCGCTGGTATCCGGCAGGCCCACGTCGAGGATGACCAGGTCCACCGCTTGCTGGCGCAGCAGTTCCAGCGCCGGTCCGCCGAGGTTGAGCCAGGTCGTGGCATTACCGTCGGCCTCAAGGGCATAGACCAGTGTGTCGGCGATGGACGATTCATCTTCGACGATGAGGATGTGCGGCATGGGCGTCCCGGCTCATGGAGGTGACAGGGGAAAGTGCCGCAGGGCACTCTCCCCGTCAATCAGCACTGCGGCTTGCCGGCGGTGAACTTGCGTCCGGCGTAGACGGCGGCCTTGAACTCGCGCAGGGCCTTGGCGCCGATCAGCAGCGGGTAGTTGAAGCTGGAACGGTCGGTGAGGTTGACCTCCACCGTACGCTTCACGCCGCCCAGGCACATCTCCATGTCCACCACCGGACGCTTGGAAATCTCCGCCGAGGGCGCTTCGTCCTCCTCGCCCAGTTCGTCGGCGCGGTTCTTGATCTTGCTCATGCGTGACAGGCGATGCTCGAACACCGTGTCATCGGCACCCTTGGTGGCGAGGCGGAAGCGCACCCATTCTTCGCCATCGCGCTTGAAGCGTTCGATGTCCTTGGCTGAAAGAGACGCGGTAAGGGCACCGGTATCCATCTTCGCCTTCATGGTCTGGCCGATCTCCGGCAGGCGCACGTACTCGTAGCGGCCGTAAAGGGTGGGTTCCTCGGCGGCGACAGCAGGCAGGGCCACCAGTGCAAGCAGGGCAATCAGGGGTTTCAACGCAGTCTCTCCTGGTTGAGGGGGTACGGTTCTGGGACTGGCCGGAGGGCCAATGGTTCGGATTCAATCGAATAGAGAGCCGCGTCCGTTTGTCACTCCGCTCCAGAGCTCATCGAGTTTCTTGAAACCCCAGTCCTCTGGCGACTCGCGGCTTTCGATGCGATCGCCCCTGGACAGGTCGACCACTTCCTGGGGAATGGGCACCTTGGATCGGGCCGAGAAGAACACCTTCACCCGAGGGGTCAACAGCGACTGCGGATGCTGCTCCAGCACCACGCCGAGGCGGCCGCTTTCCAGCCGCACCAGCGAGCCGGTGGGGTAGATTCCAACGGATTTGACGAAGGCCTGGAACACATGGGGATCGAAGTGGCCCTTGGTCCACTCGGCCATCTTGCGCAGCGCTTCGGCGGGGCTCCAGCCCTGCTTGTAGGGGCGATCGGAGGTGATGGCGTCGTACACATCGCAGATCGCCGCCATGCGCGCCAGCAGGCTGATCTTCTCGCCAGCGAGGCGATGCGGATAGCCGGTCCCGTCGAACTTCTCGTGGTGATGCAGGCAGACGTCCAGTACCGCGGCACTGACCTGACGGCTATCGAGCAGGATGCGCGCGCCGGCCGTGGGATGCTTGCGCACCTCGATGAATTCGCCATCCGTGAGTTTGTCCGGCTTGTTCAGCAGCTCCAACGGCACCGCCATCTTGCCTATGTCGTGCAGCAGGCCGGCCAGGCCCGCTTCGCGCACCTGGTCGTCAGCCATCCCCAACTGACGCGCCAGCGCCACCATCAGCGCGCAAACGGCCACCGAGTGCATGTAGGTGTATTCGTCGCTGGTCTTCAGTCGCGCCAGGCTGATCAGCGCATTGGGGTGGCGGATCACCGACTCGGTGATCTGCTCCACAAGGACGGCGGCCTGCTCCACTTCCACGGCGTGGCCCAGTCTGGCGTCGTTGAACATTGCCACCACCGCCTGCTTGGAGCGGGCGCACAGGCGCAAGGCACGGCCTACTTCCTCTTCCAGGCTGACCGGCTCGGCGGTGTGGACTGGAGCCTGCGCCTCCGCCGACTGCAACTGGCCTTCGGCCTGCGCTTCGACCTCTTCGGCGCTTTCCCCTGCGTCGACATCCAATCCCCTGGCAGTGTCGATCCAGACTTCGCCCACAGTGCTGTCGACAATGCGTTGCAGGTCCTTGCCGCTGGCCAGGAGGAAACTGGTCTTCCAGAAGGGATGGTCCATCCATGAGCCGCACAACTCCTGGATGTACATGCCGATTCGCAAATCGGCCACGGCTATTCGTTTCAGCACGTCGGGTTCGCATGGCAGGCGATATCAGGGCGACAGCATAATCCAGCTCGGCCAGCCGGACACAGGCACCTGTAGCCAGGGCTGACCGCTCGTCGCATCGGCAGCGACTGGTTATGATGGCGCGCACACCAGAGGACGAGGAGTCGAGGACCCATGCGGCCGTTGCTGACCGGAATCGCCACCACCCTGCTGCTGTTGCTCAACACCCTGATCCTGATCGGCCCGATGCTGGCCGTCGCCCTGCTCAAGCTGGTCCTGCCCGGCCAGGCACTGCGCGACGCCTGCTCACGCGGCGTGATGTGGATCGCCGAAGCCTGGGCAGAGAACTGCAAGCGTGTGTTCGCCGTGTTCACCCCGACCCACTGGGATATCCGTGGCGGCGAGGGGCTGCGCAACGACACGTCCTACCTGGTCATCAGCAACCACCAGTCCTGGGTGGACATTCCCGCGCTGGTCCAGGCCTTCAACCGCAAGGCGCCCTACTTCAAGTTCTTCCTGAAGAAGGAGCTGATCTGGGTGCCCTTCCTCGGGCTGGCCTTCTGGGCCCTCGACTACCCCTTCATGAAGCGCTACAGCAAGGCCTTCCTGGACAAACACCCGGAGATGAAGGGCAAGGACCTGGAAATCACCAAAGCCGCCTGCGAGAAGTTCAAGCGCATGCCGGTAACAGTGGTGAACTACCTCGAAGGCACCCGATTCACTCCCGTGAAACACGCCAACCAGGGTTCGCCCTACCAGTACCTGCTCAAACCCAAGGCCGGCGGCGTCGCCTTCGTCCTGGCCGCGCTGGGCGAGCAACTGGATGCCATTCTCGACGTCACCCTGATTTACCCCGGTAACGGCGTGCCGGGTTTCTGGGCGTTGCTGTCCGGCCGGGTGCCACAGGTCATCGTGGATATCCAGACCCGTCCGCTGGACCCCGCCCTGTGGCAGGGCGATTACGAGAACGATGGGGAATTCCGCCAGTACGTGCAGAACTGGGTGAGCCTGCTATGGCAGGAAAAGGACGCGCGCATCGGCCAGCTGCGTGCGCAGGTGCGGGGCTAGGCGCCGAAACGCCCGCCCGCGAGTTGCTTCAGGTCGACAGGCCATTCACCGGAACGGCCTGGCCAGCCGGATTGGCCGGGCTGGACGGCACCTGCGGTACGGTCCATTGCCAGAGGCTGCCAAGGTTCTGCAGCAGCGATTCGGCCAGGCCCTGCTGGCCGAGGAAGGACAGGATCAGCGGAGCGAACCGGCCGATCAGGCCGCTATCCATCCCCAGCGAACCGAACGCCTGGCTCACGTCAGTCATGCTGTGCATCTGCTGACCGGCGAGCACGCCGGGCTGACTGCCCAGGACGTTGCCCGACTGCTGGCCGAGCAAGCCGCCGATGCTGCTGAGCAACCCCTGGGTATTAGGATCAGTGAGCACACCTACACCCGGCACCGCCTGGTCGAGCTGGGCAAACTGGTCGGCCGGCAGATTGTTGCGCGCCAGGCCGAACAACGCGGTCAGTCCACCCAGAGCCTGCTCCGGGCTGACTTGCAACTGGCCACCCAACTGCTCCAGCAACGCCGCCGACTCCGCTGGCGCAACACCCGGTGCCGTCTCCTGATGCCCGCTCGCGGCAGCGGCGGCGACGACATCGCCCAGGGTAACGGCGAATACCGGGCTGGCCGCCAGGGTCAGCATGGTCGCCAGTGTCAGGCTTCGGGAAATGTGCATAGGTCGACCTCAAGGAAAAGTCCGCGCCGGAACACTACGTACCGGACTGTGAGCGGAGACTCGGCCTTATGACTGCGGCACCGGGGTCTGCGTTCCCGACATTCTGTCGGTTGCCTGGCGTCGCCCCCGGACATCCCTGCACACGGCAGCCGTGAACTAGCCTTGAAGAACACCCTCCCCGGTCTGCCGCCATGAGCGAAAACCGCATCGCCGAACTCGATGCTGCCCTCCCCGGCCTGGCACGCAAGATTCGCGTACTGGAAGCCATTGCCTGGCCCGATGGCATCGAAGAACGCTTTCTCGACGACTGGCGCGCCGGGCGCCCGAGACTCCCCGAAGTGGCACTGACCCCCCGGGATCACAGCGCCGAGATCGAAGCCCTGGAAACCCTTGCCGGCCAATGCGACAAGGGCCACCCGGCCGGCGCCTTCCTCGCCGCCACCGCACGCAGTTACGCCTGCGCCGGACACATGCTGGGCGCCATCGGCACGCCAGCCTTCAGCGACTACTCCGCGCGTCTCTACCAGCGTCCCGATCACTACTACGAACGGCAGAAAATGACGCCCCTGGACGCGGCGCGGTTCTTCCTCGACACCACCGACGCCCTTCTGGACAGTCGCTGCATCCCCGCGACCGACGCTTGCATCCCCGCCGAGGACTTCGCCACCTGGATGCGCACCGAAGTGGACGCTTTCTTCGGCCCCGACAAGGTTCGCGTCGTGGTGGACCCGGACCTCGCCTCAAAAGCCATCGCCGGCGCCACCCGCATCCGCCTGCGGGCTTCCGCGCGTTTTTCCGAGCTGGACAAGGCCCAGCTGCTGCAGCACGAGGCATTCGTCCATGCCGGTACCGCACTGAACGGTCGGGCGCAGAAGCGCCTGACCAGCCTGGCCCTTGGCGCACCGCGCACCACGCTGACCCAGGAGGGCATCGCCATGCTCGCCGAGCTGATCACCGGCAGCATCGACATCCAGCGGCTGCGCCGTATCGCCCTGCGAGTGGTGGCGGTACAGCAGGCACTCGACGGTGCCGACTTCATTGAGGTGTTCAAGGGCTTCCTGGACGCAGGGCAGACCGAAGAAGAGTCGTTCCGCTCAACCCAGCGCGTGTTCCGAGGCGCCGATGTCCGCGGTGGCAGTGCTTTCACGAAGGACGCGTGCTACGTGATCGGCATGCTTGGCGTGCACACCCTGTTGCGCGTGGCGGTGCGCGACAACCGCCCGGAATTGCTGCGCCAGCTGTTCGCCGGGCGGATGAGCGCAGGCGACGTGGTGCGCCTGTCGCCGCTGTTCGAATCCGGCTGGCTGGAGCAGCCACGCTACGTTCCGCCCTGGGCCGCCGACCTGCGTCGCCTGGCCGCTACCCTGGCGTTCTCCGCCTTCGTCGGGCGGATCAAGCTGGATATGGTGAGTCTCGAGCGCTTTGTCGAACTGGAAGAAGAATGATGCCCTTGCAGGTTTACTACTTTTCGCCGGATACAAAAAAAGGGGCCCCGAAGGGCCCCTTGAGGGACAGACGCCGCGGCTGTCACATCACGGCGTCGGGGGTATTGCAGTCGATCAGGCCGCGCTGAAGGTCTTGTGCGGGTCGATGACGAACTTCTTCGGCACGCCGGCATCGAACTCGCCATAGCCACGCGGTGCGTCGTCCAGGCTGATGACCTGCACGCCCACCACTTCGGCGATATTGATGCGGTCCCACATGATCGCTTGCATGAGTGCGCGGTTGTACTTCATCACCGGGGTCTGGCCAGTGTGGAAGCTGTGGGATTTCGCCCAGCCGAGGCCGAAGCGAATACTCAGGCTGCCGATCTTCGCCGCGGCGTCCACGGCACCCGGATCTTCGGTGACGTAAAGGCCGGGGATACCGATCTTGCCGGCCACGCGGGTGACTTGCATGAGCGAGTTCAGCACAGTGGCCGGGGCTTCGTGCTTGGCACCTTCGTGGCCGTGGCCGCGAGCTTCGAAGCCCACCGCATCCACCGCGCAATCCACTTCCGGCTCTCCCAGCAGCGCAGCGATCTGCTCGTGCAGCGGGGTGTCCAGCGACAGGTCGGCGATCTCGAAGCCCTGCGCCTTGGCGTGGGCCAGTCGGGCGGGGTTGAGGTCGCCGACGATAACCACGGCGGCGCCCAGCAGGCGAGCGGAGGCGGCAGCGGCCAGGCCGACCGGGCCGGCACCGGCCACATACACGGTGCTGCCCGGGCCAACGCCGGCAGTTACGGCGCCGTGGTAGCCGGTGGGCAGGATGTCGGAAAGGCAGGTCAGGTCACGGATCTTCTCCATGGCCTTGTCGCGATCCGGCAGCTTGAGCAGGTTGAAGTCGGCGTAGGGCACCAGCACGTACTCGGCCTGGCCACCGGTCCAGTCGCCCATGTCGACATAGCCGTAGGCGCCGCCAGCGCGGGCCGGATTGACGGTCAGGCAAACGCCGGTGTGCATTTCCTTGCAGGAACGGCAGCGGCCGCAGGCCACGTTGAAGGGTACGGAAACCAGGTCGCCGATCTGCAGGTTCTCTACGTCACGGCCCTTCTCGATCACCTCACCGGTGATCTCGTGGCCAAGCACGAGGCCTACCTGGGCGGTGGTACGACCGCGCACCATGTGCTGGTCCGAGCCGCAGATGTTGGTGGAGACGACTTTCAGGATGACCCCGTGCTCGATCTTCTTGCCGCGAGGGTCCTGCATTTTGGGGTAGTCGATCTTCTGGACTTCGACCTTGCCCGAACCGAGATAAACGACACCACGATTACCAGACATGCGTAATTCTCCGTTGTTGTTGTGAATACAAAGGCGCGACCGACGGCCACGCGGCCTTGCACTGGAGCTTGCGTCTGTTGCCGGAGCCCACCGGTGAAACCTGGCAGAGGCGGACTCCGTGAAAGCAGGGTGCGCCGTGCGCACCATTGAATCTGACGGAAGAAGGCGCACCCTCTCCCCCGACCCTCTCCCGGAAGGGAGAGGGGAAAAGCCTCAAGCGTTGAGCACCACCGTGCGGTTGGCGTTGAGGAACACCCGGCGTTCGATGTGGTAGCCGACGGCTTTGGCCAGGGTCAGGCACTCGATGTCGCGGCCCTTGGCGATCAGGTCTTCGGGGTAGTGCGCGTGATCCACCGCTTCGACGCCCTGGGCGATGATCGGACCTTCGTCCAGGTCGTTATTGATGTAATGCGCCGTGGCCCCCACCAGCTTGACGCCCTTCTGGTAGGCCTGGTGGTAGGGCTTGGCGCCCTTGAAGCCGGGCAGCAGCGAGTGGTGGATGTTGATTGCCCAGCCATCGAGCCTTTTGCACAACTCGGGTGACAGCACCTGCATGTAGCGGGCGAGCACCACCAGTTCGGCACCCGTGTCCTCGATCACCTGCAACACCTTGCGCTCTTGCGACGGCTTGTCGTTCGGGTCGAGGGGGAAGTGGTGATAGGGAATCCCGTGCCAGCGGGCGAGCGGCTCCAGGTCCGGGTGGTTGGACACCACTGCGACCACATCCATGGCCAACTGGCCGATACGCTGGCGATAGAGCAGGTCGTTCAGGCAGTGGTCGGCCTTGGACACCATCAGCACCACCTTCGCGCGATAACCGGGCGGCGTCAGTTCCACCTGCATATCGAAGGGCGCCAGGCGCTCGGCGAGGCCGGCGCGGAAGGACTGCTCGTCGAAGTCGTCCGGCTGGCGGAACTCGACACGGATGAAGAAGCGCGAAGACAGCCGGTCATCGAAGGAATGGTGTTCGGTGACGTAGCAGCGCTGCTCGAAG
This window contains:
- a CDS encoding HD-GYP domain-containing protein, which translates into the protein MLKRIAVADLRIGMYIQELCGSWMDHPFWKTSFLLASGKDLQRIVDSTVGEVWIDTARGLDVDAGESAEEVEAQAEGQLQSAEAQAPVHTAEPVSLEEEVGRALRLCARSKQAVVAMFNDARLGHAVEVEQAAVLVEQITESVIRHPNALISLARLKTSDEYTYMHSVAVCALMVALARQLGMADDQVREAGLAGLLHDIGKMAVPLELLNKPDKLTDGEFIEVRKHPTAGARILLDSRQVSAAVLDVCLHHHEKFDGTGYPHRLAGEKISLLARMAAICDVYDAITSDRPYKQGWSPAEALRKMAEWTKGHFDPHVFQAFVKSVGIYPTGSLVRLESGRLGVVLEQHPQSLLTPRVKVFFSARSKVPIPQEVVDLSRGDRIESRESPEDWGFKKLDELWSGVTNGRGSLFD
- a CDS encoding acyltransferase; amino-acid sequence: MRPLLTGIATTLLLLLNTLILIGPMLAVALLKLVLPGQALRDACSRGVMWIAEAWAENCKRVFAVFTPTHWDIRGGEGLRNDTSYLVISNHQSWVDIPALVQAFNRKAPYFKFFLKKELIWVPFLGLAFWALDYPFMKRYSKAFLDKHPEMKGKDLEITKAACEKFKRMPVTVVNYLEGTRFTPVKHANQGSPYQYLLKPKAGGVAFVLAALGEQLDAILDVTLIYPGNGVPGFWALLSGRVPQVIVDIQTRPLDPALWQGDYENDGEFRQYVQNWVSLLWQEKDARIGQLRAQVRG
- a CDS encoding DUF2780 domain-containing protein, which gives rise to MHISRSLTLATMLTLAASPVFAVTLGDVVAAAAASGHQETAPGVAPAESAALLEQLGGQLQVSPEQALGGLTALFGLARNNLPADQFAQLDQAVPGVGVLTDPNTQGLLSSIGGLLGQQSGNVLGSQPGVLAGQQMHSMTDVSQAFGSLGMDSGLIGRFAPLILSFLGQQGLAESLLQNLGSLWQWTVPQVPSSPANPAGQAVPVNGLST
- a CDS encoding flavohemoglobin expression-modulating QEGLA motif protein, translating into MSENRIAELDAALPGLARKIRVLEAIAWPDGIEERFLDDWRAGRPRLPEVALTPRDHSAEIEALETLAGQCDKGHPAGAFLAATARSYACAGHMLGAIGTPAFSDYSARLYQRPDHYYERQKMTPLDAARFFLDTTDALLDSRCIPATDACIPAEDFATWMRTEVDAFFGPDKVRVVVDPDLASKAIAGATRIRLRASARFSELDKAQLLQHEAFVHAGTALNGRAQKRLTSLALGAPRTTLTQEGIAMLAELITGSIDIQRLRRIALRVVAVQQALDGADFIEVFKGFLDAGQTEEESFRSTQRVFRGADVRGGSAFTKDACYVIGMLGVHTLLRVAVRDNRPELLRQLFAGRMSAGDVVRLSPLFESGWLEQPRYVPPWAADLRRLAATLAFSAFVGRIKLDMVSLERFVELEEE
- the fdhA gene encoding formaldehyde dehydrogenase, glutathione-independent encodes the protein MSGNRGVVYLGSGKVEVQKIDYPKMQDPRGKKIEHGVILKVVSTNICGSDQHMVRGRTTAQVGLVLGHEITGEVIEKGRDVENLQIGDLVSVPFNVACGRCRSCKEMHTGVCLTVNPARAGGAYGYVDMGDWTGGQAEYVLVPYADFNLLKLPDRDKAMEKIRDLTCLSDILPTGYHGAVTAGVGPGSTVYVAGAGPVGLAAAASARLLGAAVVIVGDLNPARLAHAKAQGFEIADLSLDTPLHEQIAALLGEPEVDCAVDAVGFEARGHGHEGAKHEAPATVLNSLMQVTRVAGKIGIPGLYVTEDPGAVDAAAKIGSLSIRFGLGWAKSHSFHTGQTPVMKYNRALMQAIMWDRINIAEVVGVQVISLDDAPRGYGEFDAGVPKKFVIDPHKTFSAA
- the purU gene encoding formyltetrahydrofolate deformylase — protein: MSRTPDTWILTAHCPSVLGTVDAVTRFLFEQRCYVTEHHSFDDRLSSRFFIRVEFRQPDDFDEQSFRAGLAERLAPFDMQVELTPPGYRAKVVLMVSKADHCLNDLLYRQRIGQLAMDVVAVVSNHPDLEPLARWHGIPYHHFPLDPNDKPSQERKVLQVIEDTGAELVVLARYMQVLSPELCKRLDGWAINIHHSLLPGFKGAKPYHQAYQKGVKLVGATAHYINNDLDEGPIIAQGVEAVDHAHYPEDLIAKGRDIECLTLAKAVGYHIERRVFLNANRTVVLNA